Proteins found in one Zea mays cultivar B73 chromosome 1, Zm-B73-REFERENCE-NAM-5.0, whole genome shotgun sequence genomic segment:
- the LOC118473625 gene encoding uncharacterized protein, which produces MSMIHLTSCWYSSACTACHCLAHSASTRVLSAKATARHILPAHACHYLLQDLYFVEDRFWAPGGKQLPWLATCFLLCWSGYLLFGLKLIHLVLLAFCSVG; this is translated from the coding sequence ATGAGCATGATCCACTTGACCAGCTGCTGGTACTCCAGCGCGTGTACTGCTTGCCATTGCCTGGCACATAGTGCCAGCACGCGTGTGCTGTCGGCCAAGGCAACTGCCAGGCACATACTGCCAGCACATGCTTGCCATTACTTACTCCAAGATTTATATTTTGTTGAAGATAGATTCTGGGCGCCAGGAGGGAAGCAACTGCCATGGCTGGCTACTTGCTTTTTACTCTGTTGGTCTGGCTACTTGTTGTTTGGTCTGAAGCTTATTCATCTTGTGCTACTTGCTTTTTGCTCCGTTGGTTAG